TTTACGTTCCCAAGGGAGTCGCGTTTATATTATTTTGTTAGTATCTCAAGAAACCCTAGAAGAACGTCTTGCCTGTTTGGAAACGGGAGCCGACGATTATTTTCTCAAACCCTATAATTCGCAATCTTTTCTCAAATTAATCCGTTTTTACCTGCAACCTCTGGAAACTATCCCCGAACAATTGTGCTTCGGTGACTTAGTATTAGATTTAGCCAGTCGTCGTCTCTCCTATAAAAACAAAAATATTGAGTTGACGATGAAGGAATTTGAACTGCTGCGCTACCTGATGATTCACCCGAAAGAAGTATTATCAAGGGAGCAAATTCTCGAAAATGTCTGGGGGGACGAATTTCAAGGAGAGTCAAACGTTATTGAGGTGTATATTCGCTATTTACGCCTGAAGATGGAGGCTGGTGGTCAAAAACGCCTCATTCATACCGTGCGCGGTGTCGGCTACGTTTTACGCGAATCTTAACAGTGATCAGTAATCAGTGATCAGTAATCAGTGATCAGTAGATTGCTTTTATTTAATCTCCCTACACCCTACACCCCACACCCCACACCCCACACCCCACACCCCACACCCTACACCCTACACCCCACACCCCACCAGCCTAGTCAAGCTCTGCTATTCGATCTGGATGGAGGTGGGGGAATCTATAGGAGGGGTGGAACTCCCCGGGGTGATAGTTTGACGGTATTGACTATAAAGACGGTCGCGCCAAGCAAAAAAGCCCTCGTAGGCGCTATTATCGGCTAACCCCGGAATCCCCTTGCCTTGCAATTCCCTGGGTAAGTTGAGATAGGAACCCTGGGGAAACTGAAGCAGTACACTCAATCCCGCCACGGCTAAATCGGCTAAAGTGGGCTGATCCCCGACTAAATAGGGACGATTGGTTAAAATGAGGTTTAAAGCCTCTAAGTCCTGTTGTAGCCCCTTTTTCGCAGTATTGATAGCATCTTTTCCCAGACCTACACCCGCACCCAAAATATCAATTAATTCCCCCGGCATGGAACCCAGTAACAAGCGCATAAAATCGGGAGTTTCCCGGGGTAAAAAAGCGGTACGAAAGTTTTGATTTTGGGCAAAAGCGCCGAGAAAAGCGGTTCTTCCTTTTAATCCCAGGGATTCATCGGCCCATTCTTCGATTAATAAACATTGACCCCGTTGGAGGGGATCTGTGGGGATAATTGGTTTTTCAGGATACTTGCGATCGAGATAAAAAGCAATCTCCGTCGAGTCAGCGATATAGGTATCACCATCCTTGAGGACCGGGACCTGTCGCTGTCCGGAAAGACGGAATAAGTCCAATTGTCCCACCCCCGGCACCACGTCCCTTTTTTTATAGGCCAGTCCTTTATAGTCGAGGATGAGACGGACTTTCTCACAATAGGCAGATAATTCAAATTGGTAGAGTTCTAGCATAGGATGATATAGCCCCTCGATAAATCAGTTTCTCCCTGATTACTCTAACCCTATCGGGCATCGGTCGTCTAAACTTAAAGACTTTACTCCGATTTTGCTCGAACATTTGTACTAAAAAGAAGAAGGGCGAAAAAATAATCTTTTGCTAATTTTAGGAGTTAGGCTGGGTACTCTTAGGGAAGATAGACTAAACTCAGCCACCATAACTCAATAGTGCCACGCTTTTAGGCTAGAATATCTTCGAGCTCCAGAAGAGCCGGAATAACTTATATATTCCCGCAAGCTAACTTGCGAGAGACCAATAGCATAACGCTATAGTAGGGGTGCGAGGGCTAACTCCTTTCTCGGATCAGAGGTTATTATGCAATTATCCATGGACGTTTTTAATGAGGTAGTTCGTTATCTCGACAGCCACGAAGAAAAATTACGGATCAAAAAATTAATTTTTTGTATCTGTAAAAAATATTGGGAAAATGATCCTAATATTTTAGAGGGTGTGGCGATGGAAGACTTGGTGAAGGAGTTAGTGCAACTCAAAACCAGTAAGGAACAATTAACTTTGTCGGTTTATAAATTAGTTAAAAACCTAAATCATTCTAAAGCTTATCTGGGCGTAGCCACAGTTATTATTGAGCAAATCAGTAAATTATATGGTGATATTGCTGCCGCCTATGAAACCCAATTATCACCATTAGAACCAGCAGTTAACCCTAGGGTTAATGCCGTTAATAATGCTGTCAACAACGAGGAAGATAATTCCTTAAGACAGGTGGTTAGTAGCCTAGAAAATCATCTAGAGACGGAGAGAATTCAAAAATTAATGTTTGCCGCCTGTAAAAATCGTTGGGAAAATGATCGATCAGTGATTAATAATTATGGCTTAA
This portion of the Microcystis aeruginosa NIES-2549 genome encodes:
- a CDS encoding glutathione S-transferase family protein, translated to MLELYQFELSAYCEKVRLILDYKGLAYKKRDVVPGVGQLDLFRLSGQRQVPVLKDGDTYIADSTEIAFYLDRKYPEKPIIPTDPLQRGQCLLIEEWADESLGLKGRTAFLGAFAQNQNFRTAFLPRETPDFMRLLLGSMPGELIDILGAGVGLGKDAINTAKKGLQQDLEALNLILTNRPYLVGDQPTLADLAVAGLSVLLQFPQGSYLNLPRELQGKGIPGLADNSAYEGFFAWRDRLYSQYRQTITPGSSTPPIDSPTSIQIE
- the nblR gene encoding response regulator transcription factor NblR, which translates into the protein MSTSVLSSSILLVGIEENIAKLASADLKEAGYRPLIVPSIDIAFPEVQSWQPAMIILDRFLAGEAGVSFCRRLRSQGSRVYIILLVSQETLEERLACLETGADDYFLKPYNSQSFLKLIRFYLQPLETIPEQLCFGDLVLDLASRRLSYKNKNIELTMKEFELLRYLMIHPKEVLSREQILENVWGDEFQGESNVIEVYIRYLRLKMEAGGQKRLIHTVRGVGYVLRES